One stretch of Arachis duranensis cultivar V14167 chromosome 1, aradu.V14167.gnm2.J7QH, whole genome shotgun sequence DNA includes these proteins:
- the LOC107457626 gene encoding alpha/beta hydrolase domain-containing protein WAV2 isoform X2, with protein MVSYMNVLLYGVGGLVVAGMALLVAFQEKLVYVPVLPGLSKAYAITPSRLSLTYEDIWLTSSDGVRLHAWFIKLFPNCRGPTILFFQENAGNIAHRLEMVRIMLQQLQCNVFMLSYRGYGASDGYPSQHGITKDAQAALDHLCQRSDIDTSRIVVFGRSLGGAVGAVLTKNNPDKVAALILENTFTSILDMAGVLLPFLKWFIGGSSSKGKILNFLVRSPWSTIDVVGQIKQPILFLSGLQDEMVPPSHMQMLYAKAATRNNRCLFVEFPTGMHMDTWLAGGDQYWRTIQQFLEQHAPVKKEVESSQNENDIGPR; from the exons ATGGTGTCGTACATGAACGTGTTGTTGTACGGAGTGGGAGGGTTAGTGGTGGCCGGAATGGCGCTGCTAGTGGCGTTTCAGGAGAAGCTTGTCTACGTGCCGGTGCTGCCTGGCCTCTCCAAGGCTTACGCCATCACTCCCTCGCGACTCAGCCTCACCTACGAGGACATCTGGCTCACCTCCTCCGACGGCGTTCGCCTCCACGCCTGGTTCATCAAGCTCTTCCCTAACTGCCGAG GGCCtaccattttattttttcaagaaaatgCTGGAA ATATTGCTCATCGTCTTGAAATGGTTCGCATAATGTTACAGCAGTTACAATGCAATGTTTTCATGCTTTCCTACCGAGG CTATGGAGCAAGTGATGGCTATCCTTCTCAGCATGGAATTACTAAGGATGCTCAG GCTGCACTGGATCATCTTTGTCAAAGGTCTGACATTGATACATCTAGAATAGTTGTATTTGGAAGATCACTTGGGGGTGCAGTTGGAGCTGTACTAACAAAGAATAACCCTGACAAG GTTGCTGCACTGATACTGGAAAATACTTTCACATCTATTTTGGATATGGCTGGTGTTTTATTACCTTTTCTGAAATGGTTTATTGGCGGCAGTAGTTCAAAAGGCAAGATACTCAATTTTCTTGTACGTTCTCCATGGAGCACTATTGATGTTGTTGGTCAG ATCAAGCAGCCCATTCTTTTTCTCTCCGGATTGCAAGATGAGATGGTCCCCCCATCACATATGCAAATGCTTTATGCAAAGGCAGCTACTCGTAATAATCGATGTCTTTTTGTGGAATTTCCTACCGGAATGCATATGGATACTTGGCTTGCTGGTGGTGATCAATATTGGAGAACAATTCAGCAGTTTCTAGAACAGCATGCCCCAGTGAAAAAGGAAGTTGAATCGTCCCAAAATGAAAATG ATATTGGGCCGAGGTGA
- the LOC107457626 gene encoding alpha/beta hydrolase domain-containing protein WAV2 isoform X1, producing MVSYMNVLLYGVGGLVVAGMALLVAFQEKLVYVPVLPGLSKAYAITPSRLSLTYEDIWLTSSDGVRLHAWFIKLFPNCRGPTILFFQENAGNIAHRLEMVRIMLQQLQCNVFMLSYRGYGASDGYPSQHGITKDAQAALDHLCQRSDIDTSRIVVFGRSLGGAVGAVLTKNNPDKVAALILENTFTSILDMAGVLLPFLKWFIGGSSSKGKILNFLVRSPWSTIDVVGQIKQPILFLSGLQDEMVPPSHMQMLYAKAATRNNRCLFVEFPTGMHMDTWLAGGDQYWRTIQQFLEQHAPVKKEVESSQNENALKSSL from the exons ATGGTGTCGTACATGAACGTGTTGTTGTACGGAGTGGGAGGGTTAGTGGTGGCCGGAATGGCGCTGCTAGTGGCGTTTCAGGAGAAGCTTGTCTACGTGCCGGTGCTGCCTGGCCTCTCCAAGGCTTACGCCATCACTCCCTCGCGACTCAGCCTCACCTACGAGGACATCTGGCTCACCTCCTCCGACGGCGTTCGCCTCCACGCCTGGTTCATCAAGCTCTTCCCTAACTGCCGAG GGCCtaccattttattttttcaagaaaatgCTGGAA ATATTGCTCATCGTCTTGAAATGGTTCGCATAATGTTACAGCAGTTACAATGCAATGTTTTCATGCTTTCCTACCGAGG CTATGGAGCAAGTGATGGCTATCCTTCTCAGCATGGAATTACTAAGGATGCTCAG GCTGCACTGGATCATCTTTGTCAAAGGTCTGACATTGATACATCTAGAATAGTTGTATTTGGAAGATCACTTGGGGGTGCAGTTGGAGCTGTACTAACAAAGAATAACCCTGACAAG GTTGCTGCACTGATACTGGAAAATACTTTCACATCTATTTTGGATATGGCTGGTGTTTTATTACCTTTTCTGAAATGGTTTATTGGCGGCAGTAGTTCAAAAGGCAAGATACTCAATTTTCTTGTACGTTCTCCATGGAGCACTATTGATGTTGTTGGTCAG ATCAAGCAGCCCATTCTTTTTCTCTCCGGATTGCAAGATGAGATGGTCCCCCCATCACATATGCAAATGCTTTATGCAAAGGCAGCTACTCGTAATAATCGATGTCTTTTTGTGGAATTTCCTACCGGAATGCATATGGATACTTGGCTTGCTGGTGGTGATCAATATTGGAGAACAATTCAGCAGTTTCTAGAACAGCATGCCCCAGTGAAAAAGGAAGTTGAATCGTCCCAAAATGAAAATG cccttaaGAGCTCTCTGTGA
- the LOC107457626 gene encoding alpha/beta hydrolase domain-containing protein WAV2 isoform X3 yields MVSYMNVLLYGVGGLVVAGMALLVAFQEKLVYVPVLPGLSKAYAITPSRLSLTYEDIWLTSSDGVRLHAWFIKLFPNCRGPTILFFQENAGNIAHRLEMVRIMLQQLQCNVFMLSYRGYGASDGYPSQHGITKDAQAALDHLCQRSDIDTSRIVVFGRSLGGAVGAVLTKNNPDKVAALILENTFTSILDMAGVLLPFLKWFIGGSSSKGKILNFLVRSPWSTIDVVGQIKQPILFLSGLQDEMVPPSHMQMLYAKAATRNNRCLFVEFPTGMHMDTWLAGGDQYWRTIQQFLEQHAPVKKEVESSQNENVYAL; encoded by the exons ATGGTGTCGTACATGAACGTGTTGTTGTACGGAGTGGGAGGGTTAGTGGTGGCCGGAATGGCGCTGCTAGTGGCGTTTCAGGAGAAGCTTGTCTACGTGCCGGTGCTGCCTGGCCTCTCCAAGGCTTACGCCATCACTCCCTCGCGACTCAGCCTCACCTACGAGGACATCTGGCTCACCTCCTCCGACGGCGTTCGCCTCCACGCCTGGTTCATCAAGCTCTTCCCTAACTGCCGAG GGCCtaccattttattttttcaagaaaatgCTGGAA ATATTGCTCATCGTCTTGAAATGGTTCGCATAATGTTACAGCAGTTACAATGCAATGTTTTCATGCTTTCCTACCGAGG CTATGGAGCAAGTGATGGCTATCCTTCTCAGCATGGAATTACTAAGGATGCTCAG GCTGCACTGGATCATCTTTGTCAAAGGTCTGACATTGATACATCTAGAATAGTTGTATTTGGAAGATCACTTGGGGGTGCAGTTGGAGCTGTACTAACAAAGAATAACCCTGACAAG GTTGCTGCACTGATACTGGAAAATACTTTCACATCTATTTTGGATATGGCTGGTGTTTTATTACCTTTTCTGAAATGGTTTATTGGCGGCAGTAGTTCAAAAGGCAAGATACTCAATTTTCTTGTACGTTCTCCATGGAGCACTATTGATGTTGTTGGTCAG ATCAAGCAGCCCATTCTTTTTCTCTCCGGATTGCAAGATGAGATGGTCCCCCCATCACATATGCAAATGCTTTATGCAAAGGCAGCTACTCGTAATAATCGATGTCTTTTTGTGGAATTTCCTACCGGAATGCATATGGATACTTGGCTTGCTGGTGGTGATCAATATTGGAGAACAATTCAGCAGTTTCTAGAACAGCATGCCCCAGTGAAAAAGGAAGTTGAATCGTCCCAAAATGAAAATG TTTATgccctttga
- the LOC107458349 gene encoding protein PLASTID MOVEMENT IMPAIRED 1-RELATED 1: MGFIEGPFPLPKPQRKRDVMVTHPAKVILGAAEFEQMLTYTCTISGSKSRPQNSAKYEPKHSSLYASMVGAAELDLGKHRVDLTRFLPLTLEELSEEKSSGKWSTSFRLSGAAKGAVMNVSFGYVVVGSHGTIGNQDSPNELGLGQNDSPSAMQLDKAHGLTKTDLLRTGSLPIFSPDYSSQNAEEVMDLHEVMPLPKSASSGDIFHQSPDIEEICSPYRPKDYEENINKPDSPDIENENPKNHQDIEEKTSPHACSKPEYLVFQVNVETVKPEDFPSTNSRDEKHEGCESNGYSVVDKAIEFFSSYERVNLEQSSMKAVVKKHTFNSTNTLDSVAEQGSSQDTVKHDTQEKALVCEFYHQDDLCTQKLPLQEADSALDSVKDLEVVAQVSGQEENPEEWEGDGFSAVDRGIECSSDEHVKLEVCTAKALVDDHKFDSTSILETAVKHDSEDEVNDGAEEKAIVHEFSHKELLLQEIESALISVKDSPMIMEAKTEYKKRNTYSLDDVTGSFLSMLGIDDSPMKLSPKSGLESPRERLVTQFEMDSRSEDFSSFDVDKGSNNEIDDAHETSIGSEPLNFSNCIKSSSFSEDLHAGHLVQLQHMSEEKAQALEEMETEALTCELGLNEKAFQYSPPKNYASYESPIHALPEEPLRLPPLAEGLGHCLQTSNGGFLRSMSPSLFKNSRSSGRLVMQISHPFVVPAEMGSGMMEIVQCLALMGIEKLSMLAKKLMPLEDITGKTIQQIAWEAMTIKGKERQCHLQHNLVTQEDTTCVLRGLKGTSSGSVGNQTGSEFVAFEALAPLAMDKIEALAMEGLRIQSGMEETDAPSNITAQSFGDISALHAKGNNSNESDEAVALGLIETKDSSVVDGIMSLSLSLDEWMRLDSGEIDDIDNINEHTSKILAAHHVNSLDLIHRISNIKRKRGNEPERKHGLLGNNFTVALMVQLRDPLRYFESVGTPMLALIQVKREFFPPKPRNLSEVGNTDEEEDDDCKTIGKVETEKPSEGEGIPQFRITEVHVAGLKTEHAYKKKDWRSWGTSRHQKSGSRWLLANGMGKCEKNPFLKSKPVSTCNAPLTSKVQPTDILWSISYRMYGTGDKRVDLTALNSPIRNPNIIIRNETRRPR, from the exons AGGAAGCGTGATGTTATGGTGACACACCCTGCCAAGGTGATTCTAGGTGCTGCTGAGTTTGAACAAATGTTGACATACACTTGCACAATCTCTGGAAGTAAGAGTCGACCTCAAAATTCCGCAAAATATGAACCAAAGCATTCTTCACTCTATGCTTCCATGGTTGGTGCTGCAGAACTTGATTTGGGGAAGCACCGGGTCGATCTCACAAGGTTCCTTCCTCTCACACTCGAAGAGCTTTCGGAGGAGAAGAGCTCGGGGAAATGGAGCACAAGTTTTAGATTATCAGGAGCAGCTAAAGGTGCAGTGATGAATGTCAGTTTTGGTTATGTAGTGGTTGGTTCCCATGGTACCATAGGCAATCAGGATTCTCCTAATGAATTGGGGTTGGGGCAGAACGATTCGCCTTCTGCGATGCAACTGGATAAAGCACACGGTCTGACTAAAACAGACCTGTTGCGTACCGGAAGTTTGCCAATCTTTTCCCCGGATTATTCATCCCAAAATGCAGAAGAGGTAATGGATCTTCATGAAGTAATGCCATTGCCAAAATCAGCTAGCTCAGGAGACATCTTTCATCAGAGTCCTGATATAGAAGAGATATGTTCTCCGTACAGACCTAAAGATTATGAAGAAAACATTAACAAACCAGATTCACCTGATATTGAAAACGAGAATCCCAAAAATCATCAAGATATCGAAGAAAAAACATCTCCTCATGCATGTAGCAAACCAGAATATCTTGTGTTTCAAGTTAATGTAGAGACGGTTAAACCAGAGGATTTTCCATCAACTAATTCCAGAGATGAAAAGCATGAAGGGTGTGAATCTAATGGATATTCTGTTGTTGATAAGGCCATTGAATTTTTTTCATCATATGAACGTGTTAATCTAGAGCAATCGTCCATGAAGGCTGTTGTTAAAAAGCATACATTTAACAGTACCAATACACTTGATAGTGTTGCTGAACAAGGATCTTCTCAAGATACTGTTAAACATGATACGCAGGAAAAGGCTCTAGTATGTGAATTTTATCACCAAGATGACTTGTGCACCCAAAAACTTCCCTTGCAAGAAGCAGATTCAGCTTTGGACAGTGTTAAAGATTTGGAGGTAGTGGCACAAGTGTCTGGACAAGAAGAAAATCCTGAAGAATGGGAAGGAGATGGATTTTCTGCTGTTGATAGGGGCATTGAATGCTCATCAGATGAACATGTAAAATTAGAGGTATGCACTGCAAAGGCTCTTGTCGATGATCATAAATTTGACAGTACCAGCATCCTTGAAACTGCTGTTAAACATGATTCCGAGGATGAGGTCAACGATGGTGCTGAGGAAAAGGCTATAGTACATGAGTTTTCTCACAAAGAACTACTCTTGCAAGAAATAGAGTCAGCATTGATCAGTGTCAAAGATTCTCCTATGATCATGGAAGCCAAAACTGAATACAAGAAAAGAAACACATATAGCTTGGATGATGTCACGGGTTCATTTTTAAGCATGCTTGGCATAGACGATAGTCCAATGAAGTTGAGTCCTAAAAGTGGGCTCGAATCTCCAAGAGAGCGCCTTGTAACACAATTTGAGATGGACAGTAGGTCTGAGGACTTCTCATCGTTTGATGTTGATAAGGGAAGTAATAATGAAATAGATGATGCTCACGAAACTTCTATTGGATCAGAGCCCTTGAACTTCTCTAATTGTATCAAGTCATCATCCTTTTCAGAAGATCTTCATGCAGGGCATCTAGTTCAGCTCCAGCATATGAGCGAAGAAAAGGCACAGGCGTTAGAAGAGATGGAAACAGAAGCCTTAACGTGTGAGTTGGGTTTGAATGAGAAGGCTTTTCAATATTCTCCACCAAAAAACTATGCTAGCTATGAAAGTCCAATTCATGCACTACCTGAAGAGCCTTTACGCTTACCTCCATTGGCAGAGGGTTTAGGCCATTGTCTTCAGACAAGTAACGGAGGGTTTCTACGATCTATGAGTCCTTCACTTTTCAAGAATAGTAGAAGTAGTGGGAGACTAGTCATGCAGATTTCTCACCCTTTTGTGGTACCTGCAGAAATGGGTTCTGGGATGATGGAGATTGTACAATGTTTGGCTTTGATGGGAATTGAAAAGCTTTCGATGCTGGCAAAGAAGTTAATGCCTCTGGAAGATATTACAGGGAAGACAATACAACAAATAGCATGGGAAGCTATGACAATAAAGGGAAAAGAGAG ACAATGCCATTTGCAACATAACTTGGTAACACAAGAAGATACAACTTGTGTGCTAAGAGGATTGAAGGGAACATCATCTGGTTCAGTTGGCAACCAGACAGGCTCAGAGTTTGTTGCATTTGAAGCTCTAGCTCCATTGGCTATGGATAAAATAGAAGCACTTGCAATGGAGGGTTTGAGAATACAATCTGGGATGGAGGAGACGGATGCACCATCAAACATCACCGCGCAATCCTTTGGGGATATTTCAGCTCTGCATGCTAAGGGAAATAACAGTAACGAGTCCGATGAAGCTGTTGCTTTGGGGTTGATAGAAACAAAAGATAGCAGTGTTGTTGATGGGATAATGAGCTTATCATTGAGTCTTGATGAATGGATGAGGTTAGATTCTGGCGAGATTGATGATATAGATAATATCAATGAGCATACATCCAAAATTCTAGCTGCCCATCATGTTAACTCCCTTGATTTAATTCATCGGATTTCAAATATCAAGAGGAAACGAGGAAACGAACCTGAGAGGAAACATGGTTTGCTGGGAAACAATTTCACAGTAGCATTAATGGTGCAACTTCGTGATCCTCTGAGATATTTTGAGTCTGTTGGAACACCAATGCTTGCTCTTATACAAGTCAAGAGGGAGTTCTTCCCACCAAAGCCCAGGAATCTATCTGAGGTAGGTAACACCGATGAGGAAGAGGATGATGATTGTAAAACAATAGGCAAGGTTGAGACAGAGAAACCTTCAGAAGGGGAGGGAATTCCTCAGTTCAGAATCACAGAAGTGCATGTTGCAGGCTTGAAAACTGAGCATGCCTACaagaagaaggattggaggtcTTGGGGCACATCAAGACACCAAAAATCTGGTTCCCGCTGGCTGCTTGCTAACGGAATGGGAAAGTGCGAAAAGAATCCATTCCTCAAGTCAAAGCCTGTTTCCACATGTAATGCTCCACTCACCTCTAAGGTGCAACCTACTGACATATTGTGGAGTATATCATACCGTATGTATGGTACTGGAGATAAACGGGTGGATCTGACAGCATTAAACTCACCTATCAGGAATCCCAATATCATTATACGGAATGAAACTAGAAGACCACGTTGA